The proteins below come from a single Clupea harengus chromosome 21, Ch_v2.0.2, whole genome shotgun sequence genomic window:
- the LOC105908738 gene encoding collagen alpha-1(VIII) chain has protein sequence MAGALPSAHLLFVVCQLYVFHNAHAGAYYGHKQLPQQHQPMAQIPHMPLGKETYPQQQYLGKDMHHVPYGNEMPILPQYREDIPQMPIPLGKGKGKGETVPRGEKGNGGDVGPVGPAGPPGPSGPPGLPGHGMPGAPGKPGPTGPQGYPGIGKPGMPGMPGKPGGMGPPGPKGELGPGGGEGPMGLLGPPGVPGPPGLPGIGKAGGQGLPGQPGGRGEPGHKGHPGISGLPGPKGDKGIGLPGLPGLKGHPGPAGPPGPAGLPGIGKPGLNGLPGVPGGPGKPGGPGEPGLAGPPGEGGDHGPPGLQGIGKPGLDGLPGKPGLPGGKGASGPPGLPGGPGLPGFGKPGYPGPKGDKGHGGLPGQPGPKGDKGHGGPPGMVGPPGLSGPPGLPGHMGPPGGIGFPGPKGDGGIVGPKGPTGPKGDSGPPGLPGKPGYPGEGGQPGPRGVPGPLGPQGENGHKGLPGLPGVPGKPGHKGENGYPGDKGFQGPTGIPGLMGPGGPLGPPGLPGHRGEQGAPGKPGFPGEGKSGLPGPVGPPGKTGPGGLPGLPGQQGLPGPPGPPGPPAQPPDITQILPELGPGLDGKKQGYKGKEKPGADLIGRNGLEMPAFTAQLTNPFPPVGSPVIFNQVLYNGNQNYNPQTGVFTCNVPGIYYFAYHVHCKGANVWVALYRNNEPLMYTYDEYKKGFLDQASGSAVLPLQAGDTVYIQLPSDQAAGLYAGQYVHSSFSGYLLYPM, from the exons ATGGCAGGGGCTCTGCCCTCGGCTCACCTGCTGTTTGTGGTCTGCCAGCTTTACGTGTTCCACAATGCCCACGCAGGAGCGTATTACGGGCATAAGCAGCTgccccagcagcaccagcccATGGCACAGATACCTCATATGCCCCTCGGCAAGGAGACATATCCCCAGCAGCAATACTTAGGCAAGGATATGCACCATGTCCCATATGGCAATGAGATGCCCATCCTTCCACAGTACAGAGAAGACATCCCGCAGATGCCGATTCCCCTGGgcaaaggaaaaggaaaag GTGAGACTGTTCCTAGAGGTGAGAAGGGAAATGGAGGTGATGTTGGACCTGTGGGGCCAGCAGGACCTCCTGGCCCATCAGGTCCTCCAGGGTTACCAGGTCACGGCATGCCCGGGGCACCAGGAAAGCCAGGCCCCACTGGTCCACAAGGCTATCCTGGAATTGGCAAACCTGGAATGCCAGGGATGCCCGGTAAACCTGGGGGGATGGGACCACCAGGACCAAAGGGAGAGTTGGGTCCAGGTGGTGGAGAGGGACCAATGGGATTGCTAGGACCTCCTGGTGTTCCTGGTCCTCCAGGACTACCAGGTATAGGGAAAGCTGGTGGACAAGGACTTCCTGGCCAGCCAGGGGGTCGTGGAGAACCAGGTCACAAGGGCCACCCAGGAATTTCTGGACTTCCTGGTCCAAAAGGAGACAAAGGGATTGGTCTTCCAGGATTGCCAGGATTGAAAGGGCATCCAGGGCCTGCTGGACCACCAGGACCAGCAGGTCTACCAGGCATAGGAAAACCTGGGTTAAATGGTCTTCCAGGAGTCCCAGGAGGACCAGGAAAGCCTGGAGGCCCTGGAGAACCAGGACTGGCTGGTCCACCAGGTGAAGGGGGTGATCATGGACCACCAGGTTTACAAGGCATAGGCAAACCTGGCCTAGATGGATTGCCTGGAAAACCAGGACTTCCTGGTGGCAAGGGGGCATCTGGTCCACCTGGCCTCCCTGGAGGACCAGGACTACCTGGATTTGGAAAACCAGGATATCCAGGCCCTAAAGGTGACAAAGGGCATGGTGGTCTACCTGGTCAACCAGGTCCAAAAGGTGATAAGGGTCATGGTGGACCTCCAGGGATGGTTGGCCCACCTGGACTTAGTGGACCTCCAGGCCTTCCAGGACACATGGGACCTCCTGGAGGAATTGGTTTCCCTGGGCCAAAAGGAGATGGTGGAATTGTAGGGCCAAAGGGGCCTACGGGTCCAAAAGGTGATTCAGGGCCTCCTGGCCTTCCAGGAAAGCCAGGATATCCAGGAGAAGGAGGCCAACCAGGACCAAGAGGTGTCCCAGGACCACTTGGTCCACAAGGAGAAAATGGACACAAAGGTTTACCTGGTCTTCCAGGAGTGCCCGGAAAGCCTGGCCACAAAGGTGAAAATGGATATCCAGGTGATAAAGGTTTTCAAGGACCAACAGGAATTCCAGGTCTAATGGGCCCTGGTGGACCACTTGGTCCACCTGGCCTTCCAGGACACAGGGGAGAACAAGGGGCTCCAGGTAAACCAGGTTTCCCTGGTGAAGGAAAATCAGGATTGCCAGGACCTGTTGGACCTCCAGGAAAAACAGGACCTGGCGGCCTCCCTGGTCTTCCAGGACAACAAGGTCTTCCGGGCCCACCAGGGCCGCCTGGACCTCCTGCTCAGCCTCCAGATATCACGCAAATTCTTCCTGAATTGGGTCCAGGTTTGGATGGTAAGAAACAAGGATacaaagggaaagagaagcCTGGGGCAGACCTTATCGGTAGGAATGGACTTGAAATGCCAGCGTTCACAGCACAGCTTACAAACCCTTTCCCTCCAGTTGGCAGTCCAGTCATCTTCAACCAAGTCTTGTATAATGGCAATCAGAactataatccacaaacaggtGTCTTCACCTGCAATGTTCCCGGAATCTATTACTTTGCCTATCACGTTCATTGTAAAGGAGCCAATGTTTGGGTTGCACTGtacagaaacaatgaaccacTGATGTACACATACGATGAATACAAAAAGGGCTTCCTGGATCAAGCATCAGGAAGCGCAGTGCTGCCCCTACAGGCAGGAGACACAGTATATATTCAGCTACCGTCTGATCAAGCAGCAGGACTTTATGCTGGGCAATATGTCCATTCGTCTTTCTCTGGATATTTATTGTAccccatgtaa
- the LOC105908744 gene encoding protein jagunal homolog 1-B, which yields MASRAGPRAAGTDGSDFQHRERVASHYQMSVALKSEIRKLNVVHVIIWLLVMAQVTVSQLNLVSHDVVASPYQWEYPYLLSLFPTIFSFMAIPRNNISYLVISMISSGLFCIAPLIYGGMEMFPVAQQLYRHGKAYRFIFGFSAVTVMYLVMVISVQVHAWQIYYSKKLLDAWFTSTQDKKKK from the exons ATGGCCTCAAGAGCTGGCCCACGGGCTGCTGGGACAGATGGAAGTGACTTTCAGCACCGGGAGCGAGTCGCCTCACACTATCAAATGAG TGTGGCACTGAAGTCTGAGATCCGCAAGCTGAACGTTGTCCACGTGATCATCTGGTTGCTGGTAATGGCCCAGGTGACAGTTAGCCAGCTGAACCTGGTCTCGCATGATGTGGTAGCCAGCCCGTACCAGTGGGAGTACCCTTACCTGCTTAGCCTCTTCCCCACTATCTTCAGCTTCATGGCCATACCCCGCAACAACATCAGCTACCTGGTCATCTCTATGATCAGTTCCGGGCTTTTCTGCATTGCGCCCCTCATCTACGGCGGCATGGAGATGTTCCCGGTGGCCCAGCAGCTCTACCGTCACGGCAAGGCCTACCGCTTCATCTTCGGTTTCTCAGCCGTGACGGTGATGTACCTGGTGATGGTCATTTCCGTGCAGGTGCACGCGTGGCAGATCTACTACAGCAAAAAGCTGCTGGATGCTTGGTTCACCTCTACGcaagacaaaaagaagaaatag